The following are from one region of the Ischnura elegans chromosome X, ioIscEleg1.1, whole genome shotgun sequence genome:
- the LOC124171804 gene encoding probable E3 ubiquitin ligase complex SCF subunit sconB, with amino-acid sequence MDSFKALLCFMRSSTDCENRRFDVLTSLPPEMVIKILRMLDPTSLLSCALVSKSWLSYVHGDPQLRSRIRQHLRHAQRQRRAKPLNIRVRALREGHQGVPFLASNDNFQMKTIHSKAAMLGWAEFLVYP; translated from the exons ATGGATTCCTTCAAAGCTCTGCTGTGCTTTATGAGAAGCTCCACTGACTGTGAAAACCGAAGGTTCGACGTCTTGACCTCTCTTCCACCTGAAATGGTCATCAAGATTTTGAG GATGTTGGATCCGACCTCTCTGTTGTCGTGTGCTCTTGTGAGTAAGTCGTGGCTCTCCTATGTCCACGGTGATCCCCAACTGAGGTCTCGCATCCGCCAGCACCTACGCCACGCGCAGCGGCAGCGCAGGGCCAAGCCTCTGAACATCAGAGTGCGGGCATTGCGTGAGGGTCACCAAGGTGTCCCCTTCCTCGCTAGTAACGACAACTTCCAAATGAAGACGATCCACTCGAAGGCAG CTATGCTTGGATGGGCAGAATTCTTGGTTTACCCATAG
- the LOC124171369 gene encoding uncharacterized protein LOC124171369, producing the protein MDSFKALLCFMGSSTDGDIPRFDVLTSLPPEMVIKILRMLDPASLLSCALVSKSWLSYVHGDPQLRSRIRQHLRHLRQRRAKPLNIRVRALREGHHAVPFFASNDRFQMKTIPSKAGDSRAEKHAPVIISKGKMPSIAKTLRKARVASHSAMIRILGLPIAMEPTHTRPTQEIGLLSGKSAKRSSSKCVKGVRM; encoded by the exons ATGGATTCCTTCAAAGCTCTGCTGTGCTTTATGGGAAGCTCCACTGACGGTGACATCCCAAGGTTCGACGTCTTGACCTCTCTCCCACCTGAAATGGTCATCAAGATTTTGAG GATGTTGGATCCGGCCTCTCTGTTGTCGTGTGCTCTTGTGAGTAAGTCGTGGCTCTCCTATGTCCACGGTGATCCCCAACTGAGGTCTCGCATCCGCCAGCACCTTCGCCACTTGAGACAACGCAGGGCGAAGCCTCTGAACATCAGAGTGCGGGCATTGCGTGAGGGTCACCATGCTGTCCCCTTCTTCGCCAGTAACGACCGCTTCCAAATGAAGACGATCCCCTCGAAGGCAG GTGACTCCCGTGCGGAAAAGCATGCTCCAGTTATTATTTCCAAAGGGAAAATGCCATCCATTGCCAAAACTCTTCGGAAGGCCAGGGTTGCTTCGCATTCCG CTATGATTCGAATTCTTGGATTACCCATAGCCATGGAGCCCACGCATACACGGCCAACACAAGAGATTGGACTCCTCTCTGGAAAGTCCGCTAAAAGGTCTTCTTCGAAGTGCGTGAAAGGTGTGAGAATGTAA